Sequence from the Amaranthus tricolor cultivar Red isolate AtriRed21 chromosome 1, ASM2621246v1, whole genome shotgun sequence genome:
GGAACTAATTTGGGGATGGTGGagctattattttaaaaatcttgGATAAAATGAATCCCTTCTTTTCTTGAAAGGTTTGTTTTTCTCTATTGCTACTCCTTAGTCAATAGCAAGATCACTTAATTGAAAAGTGGAGGTCTAGTTTAGTAGTTTAgtaagagagagagagagagagaggggtACAGACTAGGACTAGGATCAGGAGTTGATGAAAATGGAAAGTGGAAATTGAGCACTTTGTTCTAGGCGCTTATCAAATTATATGGTGATTGTTGGCTGTTCCTAACTTTATCTTTCAAGTTATGGTATGAATGTGCCTGCATACACTGAAAATCCTCTTATAATTTAAATTGTGATCCGTTGTCATCTAGTCTGGTTAAGATGTCTGGGTTTCTCTCAGGTTCCCGGGTTCAAATCCCGGCAACGGAAGTTCACAATCATTGACACGACCTCAAAGTTTCATTTAGATTAGGAAAAATCCATTTCTGACACGCgcgtaattttattttgattatatccTACTCATTTTTAAAGATAGGCTTCATGTGCTACTTTTTTCTTCTATTGCTGACTTAACATTGGCATATACAGAAGCCAAATAATATTAGGAAGAAGCCGGTGTCGCATAACACAGCTAGTGTACAAACTCCTGACATTGATGCTGCCCGTCATGCTCTTAAAATGGCTCTCAAGGATAGTCCAACTGGTGCTGGCACTGGTATGATTCTTTCAAGTACATCATTTCTTGTTGTAGAATGGAGCTTCCTGCTTGATGCCTGGTTTTCTCATGTAATCAGGGATGAATCTATTTTCTATCACCTTCTTGTGCTCCCAAGTCTTGACTATTATGTTCAAGTGAGCTTTTCTACAGTCATCTTGATGCTAAAACTGAATTCTGATTTGCATACTTTGTTCAGCCATCGTTTTTACTTGGtttaaaatggttttttttttttataattgttattatgtgCCTCAATTTACGAATTTCTTCCACTTCCTTTGCTTTCATATTGTGACTATCTTGACCGTATATGCTGCTTGCATCCATTCCTGTGATATTGGTATTGAGAAGCTTCTCTGGCTGACACATTTTCACAGTCAAAGAAAGGGAGATTATGCCTGAAGTCTTTCATGGGTGAATTCAGTACTCAATTTGAATCTCAATTAAGTTATGATGTGTGTAAAGTGTAGAGACTGAGACTTGTCTCTCTGTCTCTCTCtgcctctctctctctctctgccTCTCTCTCTCTTCCTCTCCCTCTCGCACAAATTTGGTCTAGAGGGGTATGTTTGGTGGGACATTTTTATGATAAATGTGAGGGTTCTATATTGTTTTTGCTGCATTTTTCTTGTTTCAAGCTTATTTCCTCTACTAAAAGCTTCCTAATCATCTCAATGTTTATACTGGCAAATTcaatgatatttatattttccaTGAAGGTGTTTGAAACTCTTTCATCAAGCCCATTGAAATCAAATTGATACAACAGGCCCCTTTTAGGTTTTATTCTTGATAAGCATGCTCTTTTTGATAATATCATTTCCTTATAAAGAAACCTTATCTATTGGAAGTGCTTTTATGGGTCTTGATGAAGTGGGTTATAAATATCTATTAAAGCCATTCGAATTTTGTTGGTCTTCTTTTCTCAAGTTCTCatttgataatattattttcttcatttcttGTTAATATGAAGTGTAGAAAGTCTTCTTTGAAATATTTGTGTATTTATAAAATGGGTGTTTTTTAGGTTTTCAATGAATGCCTATGAGTCTATTTGGCCTAGCTTTTGAAAACCAACTTTTGTTTCTTTAAAGTAGTAATTTAGAAACTGTATCTAGAAAAACATTTTTGGAGACAAAATTATTTTaccttatattttttatgtgtattttgAAATGTTTGACTTTTAATAATCTCCAATTATCCTTTAAGAAACCACTTTTAAGGAGTTTCTTAAAGGCTTGGACGTACAATAATAGAATTATTCAAATAAAGGCCTTTTTCCGAATAACTTGTGGAGGTGGTTATTAGGAGCTAAGTAACCTCCATTATGGAAGTTACCTTACAAATTACGTGTAGATGCTTAAAATATAGCTTAGTTTCTTTCCTTTTGCTTTGTTAATTTACTATAAATAGTCTTCTGTGTAATAGCATTAGAGTTGTtgaattataaaatcaaaactagAAACTTTGTTTCAAAACCATGTCTTCTTCTTTTGTTTTTGGATTAGAACTACAGGAAAGAAAGTCCTGATGCTGAGTGTGAGTAGTAATCGTACTTGTGATCTTTGGAGCATTTACTTTCTATTGTGGTGTACCATTTAAAGTCTCCAACCATCATCCTGTTCATCCACAAAAATTGTCATCTACTTATGCTTGTTGTGCTGTGTCTCTATCAACAAATGCACTTGCATTTCATCTACATCTCATCCTCTACTCTTCATTTCCCCCTTTACATATTCTACCTAAAACGATGCTCATTGGTCCATAATCATAACCATTTCTTTCTTATCCATCCCTAAGCCATTATTCAAGTCTGTTCtgaaaaaatcaaatacaaCAAAAAACTAGCGTTAACACTAGAGAGAAAAACATTCTTCTGAGGAATGCTAGGACAGGTTTAAGAGTCGATGAGATACTTTTCTTCTTAACACCAGGTAACCAACGCTCTTCATTATCACTCGAAATTTTTGTCGTTGGATCTTCTGGAGTGGTAGCAAGGGAGACAATCTTCGCTGCTTGGAGATATATTGGTACTTCCCAAACAATCTGTTGAGACATGCTGTACAAGAGGATCCCGGGATGAGCTTGAGTAGCCTTAGCCCTTAGGTATTTCTACAACATTTTAAGGAGCCCACTAGATTCTCCATTGCCTATTATTTTGGCATGAGTGTCCAAGAATGTTGCAACTTTTACAAATATCAGGAATAAATTCATGCTCTACCTTATGCTTTTACATTTGAGACTTAGCATAAAAGTTCACTTTTTTAGGGAGCTGTTTAGTGATGCCAACATCAATCAGAACCCTTGAATAACCAGGTACTAGCATGTGCACAGAGGAACCCCTTTAGTACTAGCAATCATATTGAGTGAATCATCACTCCAGCAAGCACGAGGAAGGTTAGGTAACCTAGGAATTAACCTCATGATCTCAGCCTCATAGTCAAAGTTTGGGGACCAACTCTTAACAACAGGCTTCCTACCCATAAAGTGAtcagaatttaaaaccatatcAATTTCCTCATGATCTTTCAAACAGAAAATGAAATAGCCTTGCTTATGGCAAGTGATCTTTGACAGTGCAGAGAGGATCATTGGTCCTTTGCATAGCCTTGAGAATGCCCTAacggattttttttttctccaacaACAAAGACCATAACTGAGTATACCCATTTTTGTGTCACAGTATCTACCTGAGTGTCAAAGATAAGCAAGAGATTCGCCAGCATCATCTtaaagagatgaaattaaaTTTCTTACTCTTAATAGACAGAGGAGGGAACAATTGACGCCAAAACAGAGGAATTTGATGGAGCTTCAATAGGGGGAGTTAATTGTTTCATTGACTATGGCATGTTTTTTCATCAAATCTTCAATATTTTCCATGATCACAGCTTGTACCTTGAGTGTATTAAGATTCTTAGGATGGTACGACATTGCAAAAATGAATGAAAAGCTTCTGGATTAAGATTATTGATTCACCATCTTCACCCAAAGGACCAACGAGAACTTAGCATGCGATACCGCTGCCTTGAAGCTTCAAGAGCCTCACCAATATTCAACGAAGAATTATGTGAGGGTGAGCATGTCTGATCAAATTTCTCAACTCCAGCCTTGGAGCAAGTCCTTCACAAGTAAAATCAGCCTAGTTTGAAGGGAAAGCTTCCCTCTAGCAAAAGTTTTTTAGATTATATATATCAATGTGATTTGAAATGGAATTTGATCCGATACGAGAAATGAAAGCGGAAATGAGATCCGTTGAGGAGTTTTGGAAATGTAGGAAAAGTAggtacatttttattttacaacaaaaaataaaatgagcaAGAAAGGCAAGGAAAGAAGATGACTAAAATCAGCCGCCGCACAGTGCCAACAGGCAGTTTGTACCCATGCCACCCACTTGCTCATCCGGGTCATGCCCACCTTTAATGTTAATAGCAATGCTAATAGAAACCTTTGAGCTAGTCTCTCGGTGTTTTTTTGTCACTgtgttctttctttttttttttttttttttgaaatgagtTACTGTCTTTTTACTAATACTTGTCATGAAAGATTTGTCGCTTTAGTTTTGACACTATCCTGACTGTTGGTTTTACATTATGTAGCTGGTTCCAATAATTCAGTCAAAATAAGTGCATCAAAAAGGAATCTGTCGGCTGTTAAAGTTTCTGGGGTACCATCTCAACAGCAACCTTCTCCGTTCTTTAGTGCTGGAGCATCTGGGAAAGCTGCACCTATTGGCTCATTTTCAAAGTTTTCTTCTCAGAAAAAGGCACTGCATTCCAGTGTCGGTGAGGATCCCATTCAAGCTGCTGCAGTTGCTGCAGGGGCTCGCATTGGTAGTGACTCAGATGCTGCGTCTCTTCGTAAAGCTGAACTGCTAGTCAAAACTTCTGGAGCAGGGAATTCAAGTCCGTTGCCTCCCAATGTACATTTTATTTGCACTGGTCTGGCTCAAACACCAACTTCTGGGAGTCAACAAACCAGGCATAGCGCAGTAGGACCCTCTGTCTCCCAGCTCGCAAAGGTGAAATCTACACCAGCCGTAGCAGGGGAGCGAAGCTCTTTTCAACAAGTGGAAAACATAGCTTCAACAACTGTAAATATCCAAGGCTCAGATCCTAAATTGGTGACTAAAGTCGGAAATAACGGTGATCCCATTACCCAATGTTTTCCGAAAACATCGCTTGATAACAAGTGTCAGGCAACATCTCCTGTTAAACATACATCTGATCCAGGCAATTCTCAAGACACAACCAACAATGATGATGTCACTAAGATAAGAAGGTAAAGGTCATACAAGCAAGCTGTAGTGTTTAGTTTCGAAGGATTATGAGGAGTCACATGTCTTTAGAGCAAGTATTCTATGATTAATGAAACACTAATTATGGTGTTTGATGAGGATGCTTGGAAAAATGAAGGCTTCAAGTAAATCGTAAGGTTGTAGTAAAATGTCTTGCCAATTTCCAAATGAACTTGTTGGATCATAGTCCTATATGGAGGTTTATATGTAAATTTCATGTCATTGTAAGTTATTGAAGTTGTTCTTATACCCAACTTAAAGTGATTTAATTAAGTTAAAGGGTCAGAGCTTAATGTATCAATAAGTTGTGGGCTTTACAGTTTACATGTGTTGAGACTTCTTTTCTGACTGTGTTTTATGATGAACTGAATAATAGtcataagttgatattatatatagtagttGTAGTCCCTAGGTTGTACGTATTCCGTTTCTATCTGTTATTCCATTATTAGAGAGATTTAAAGTGAGAATATTAAAGATTACTATAGAGAATACATATCAACTTGGAAGATCTAACTATTCTCGTTCTCTAAATAACTTTCAactttgtcggattatgtttttaGTAATGATTTTTACTATTTTGTCCCACTAGGTAGTATTAGTgactttttttgttgaattgttAGGATATCGTCTTTTGTCTAAATTGTTTAGAAATTTGGTATTATCATGATTCGTATTATGTTTTGCATTTTTAAATAGAATAATTTGTGAAATACAACCTTTAAATCTAGGGCTATTGCGAATTACAGtttcaaagtttattttttacgaattacaatctctaaagtatcaaagtttatttaagtttatttgtcCAGCGTTTCTCTAAAGTTTATTTAAGCCACGTGACAGTAGACCACTAAAATGACCTTTGTCCAGCGTAAATGACCGTTGATCAttactaatcacctttgactttcctgATTACCATTGGTACccttgtgttttagcactttaacaTCGTTATTTTGCTAATCATAACGGTTTTTTTTCAACAAAGGACCTCGTGATTACccttatggggtaactctttcgaaagTGCGATCGAAAAAAGTACATATTCGCCTATTTTTCGGCACGTAGACCGAAAAGATATCTAACaagtttttacccatcataacgatattttctGAAAAAACAGACGTCGCAATTatccttatgggataactctttcgaaaatctggtcgaaacaagtatttattcgcctatttttcgGTACTTAGACCGAAAAAGATAtataacgtcatttttacccatcataacgatattatttgaaaacatAGACGTCGCAACTATCCATATAAGGGATAACTCTCTGAAAAttcggtcgaaacaagtactgaTTTGCCTATTTTCTGACACGtagaccgaaaaagatatttaacgtcgtttttacACATCATAacgacattttaaaaaaaaggacgTTGCGATTACCCTTGTGGAATAACTCTTTCAAAAATCCGGtcaaaacaagtacttattcgcctattttttGGCATGTAcatcgaaaaagatatttagtgttgtttataaaaatatcattaggatgggtaaaaatgacgttaaatatctATTTCGTTTTACGTGCCAAAAAATAGGCCAATAAGTATttgtttcgaccggattttCGAAATAATTACCGGTTCAAGATAATTGCGACgtctattttttcaaaaaaaatagcaTTATGATAGGAAAAAATAAcgttaaagtgctaaaacataAAGGGTATCATTGTtaattaggaaagtcaaaggtTATTAGAaatggtcaacaaaagtcaaaaagGTGATTAGCAATGATCAACGGTCATTTAAGctggtcaaaggtcatttggTTGGCTAGCGGTCACTTGGCTTGAATGGAGAAGAGTTTGATACTTTGGAGGCTATacttcgcaaaaaataaactttgaggttgtaattcgcaaaaactCCAAACTtaaaggttgtaattcgcaaaaactCCAAACTTAAAGgctgtaattcacaaattatttttttaattaatatctaGTTTGTTATTACCGCTTTTCTTCCATGGAACACATTTTTCCTATAGTTAGTTCATGTTTTTTAggaatcattttttttttcttattctctgTTAGCTATGTCTAACTCTGTTAATATTACTTTCAACATCAATTCAATTCCTATTTAAATGACTCaaactttgaaaaaaaataaaaaaataaaaaaataaaaaaaaataaaaacattttcatCGATCTTGGATTTATAAGTTGCTTGGATTTATAAGTTGCAACCTTGTGATAAGCGTTGATTTTCCTACCATACTTATTGAATCGAGTATCTCTGATCAAAAGGAGTTTCAAAGGCGAGAGTGTAAAATCGCATATGTATGATGATTATTGAAAGAGCCATTCTTGAAACATTTAGAGGTACAATGTCTGATGATATCGCTACCACTAAAGTTATCATTTTAGAAATGGAAAAAtatttgtcaaaaataaaaaggctAAAATCGGTATAATTTTAAGAACTTCAATTCATTGAGAAATACATATAATGATAATACCAGAGAGTACGTAATGGAAATGTCAAATCTAACTTCAAAACTCAAAAACTAAAACTTGAAATATctaaggattaagttatgtacTTGGTTTTAATATCTCTTCCAGCAAGTTTTGACTACTTTAAGGTGAGCTATAACTGTTAGAAAGGGACTTGGTCTCTAAATGAGCTCATCACACATTGTGTATAGGAAAAGGAAAGGTCGAAGTTAGAAAAGACTAAAAGTGCTCATCTTGCCTTTACATCAAAATCTAAAACAAGGCCCAAAGAAAATCAAAGTtgcaaataaaaaacataaaaaaatacaataaaaggATAAATCAACCAATGTTGAAAATAATGGTTGTTTCTTTTTCCACAGAAAGAAGTAATGCAATAATTATCACGATTGGCGTGCTAAAAAGGTATAATTCTtagtttggtttgttttgaggTTAATTTAGTTTCAGCGCCTAGACACATATGGTGGATAGAATCTGGTGCGACCACTAGCATTACTATGTCTTTCCAAGGTTACCCGAGTTGTTGAAAATAAAGCTGAAATCTTTGAGGATTTAGTTATGTACTTGGTTTTAATATCTCTTCCAGCAAGTTTTGACTAGTTTAAGGTGAGCTATAACTGTTCGAAAGGGACTTGGTCTCTAAATGAGCTCATCTCACGTTGTGTATAGGAAAATGAAAGGTTCAAGTTAGAAAAGACTAAAAGTTCTCATCTTGCCTTTACTTCAATATAAAAAGAAAGGCCAAAGAAAATAGAAGTTGCAGATAAAGAACgtaaaaaatacaataaaaggATAAATCAACCAATGTTGAAAATAATGGTTGTTTCTTTTGCCATAGAAAGAAGTAATGCAACAATTATCATGATTGGCGTGCTAAAAAGGTATACTTCTTAATTTGGTTTGTTCTGAGGTTAATTTAGTTTCGCACCTAGACACATATGGTGGATAGACTCTGGTGCGACCACTAGCATCACTATGTCTTTCCAAGGTTACCCgagtttttgaaaataaacTAATGGTGAAAGCTATATTTATATGGAAAATGATAAGACGGTTGAAGTATAAGCAATTTGAAATTATAGATTATTGTTGAAGACTAAATTTTAGTTGAATCTTAATGACACATTTATTGTATCATCTTTTCAATGAAATTTGATTTCAGTTTCTGCTTTAGACAAATTTGGTTTTTCTTGTTtatataaaagtaaaattttttgtttgtttcatGATTTAAACTTAGTTAGTTATGTTTCTCTATTGTTAAATGATAATCTATGTATAATTGATTTTATTGCTTCATATAATGAATCCTTTCAATTATCATCttgagaaataaaaataaaggcaACTAATGAATATTCAGAATCACTATGGCGCAGGAGATTAGGCAATATCTCCAAAAGGAGAATGAAAAGGCTTGTGTATGGTAGATATTTAGGACCTTGAATGTTCACATACTTGAATGTGTGTGCTGAATGTATtaatggaaaacaaaccaatcaAAGGAGATATGATGTCAATAGGTCTTTGGATGTCTTAGAACTTATTCACACATATATTTGTAATACATTTTCAAGTCCTTGGGTTGGACAACTATATTATACCACGTAATGAATGATCATTATAGATATGACTACATATATTTCATTCATGAAAAGGCTCAATTACTAGATATGTTCAAAATTATAAGGCTAAAGTTGAAAATCAACTTACCAAAAAGATTAAAGATGTTAGATTCGATTGTAAGGGGTGAATACTATGGTCGTTTTGATGGTACAGGTGAACAATGTCCATGGCGTTAGCTATGTGGTATTGTTTCTAAGTACACCATGCCTAGTACTCCAACTATGAATGATGTTGCTGAGAGACGAAATAGAACTAAAGAAAATGCTAAGGAGCATGATTAGTCATTTTACTTAAGCGGAGTCATTTTGGGGAGAAGCACTTAAGACTGCAGCTTATATTCCTAACAGAGTACCcaacaaaaataactaataataagACCTCATATGAACTATGAACTGGCAAAAAGCTGAGTTTGAATCATAAAAGTTCTACCTTTTGAGAGTGGATAAATGCCAAAAAAGTCAAGTCTGAATACATGGTATTGGAGAATGACCCTATCCACTTTCATCAAGCTATGAAAAGTGTAAATTCTCAATTGTGGTTAAATGCAACGAATAAGGAAATGCAATTCATAAAGGACAATTGAGGTTAAAGCTTGTCTAGTAGTGTAGGATTTTACACAAAAAGAAGGCTTTGATTGCAAAGAGACTTTATCTTTAGTTTCTTCGGAAGGCTGCTCATTTTAATCTAAAGGTACTTCAATGGATGTAAAAGACATTGTTTCTCAATGGTAATATTGATGAGACAATTTATATGAAGTAACCTGAAAACTTTGTGATGGGTGACCCGAAGAAGATGATTTGTAAACTCGAGAAATTCATCTATGGACTTAAGTAGGCGTCTCGTGAATGGTATTTGCCGTTTTATTAAGTGATTTCCGTATTGGATTTTGAGATGAATTTACTTGATGAATGCATTTTCCACAAGTTTAATGGAAATTTTCTATCTTGATGACATATTGCTTGCCAGCAACgatata
This genomic interval carries:
- the LOC130805423 gene encoding uncharacterized protein LOC130805423, with protein sequence MADKPKKGLITEEDVCTILQRYPASTVLALLKEVNQLEDVNIDWHALIEKTETGIKSAREYQMLWRFLAYRHPLIDYISPDESPLDDESDLEFEVECPSVSTVDAMDASNCVKVLTSGAHKSRTHNNSIFEVSKASSENPQIQKRSQAAGTFGGGLEANGLTSHNLKKRKHLSEEEDLELIANAKKGENKGEKSIQRFQKPNNIRKKPVSHNTASVQTPDIDAARHALKMALKDSPTGAGTAGSNNSVKISASKRNLSAVKVSGVPSQQQPSPFFSAGASGKAAPIGSFSKFSSQKKALHSSVGEDPIQAAAVAAGARIGSDSDAASLRKAELLVKTSGAGNSSPLPPNVHFICTGLAQTPTSGSQQTRHSAVGPSVSQLAKVKSTPAVAGERSSFQQVENIASTTVNIQGSDPKLVTKVGNNGDPITQCFPKTSLDNKCQATSPVKHTSDPGNSQDTTNNDDVTKIRR